CACCCCCTTCTAAAAGAGCGCACAGTGCAGGCGTTGGAGGGTGAATTAGGTGGATGGGTGATCGCCATCTTAGGTGAGAGCGAAGGGCGTTTGTTGGGAGACCTTCCCCCCACCAAAGCAGTTTATATCTTAGAACATACCCTTTACCTTGCCGAAGTTCTGGGACGGACTGAGTTCAATACGCGCTTGCGACTGGAATTAGGGATGTGCCTGTATGCTTTAGGACGCTACAGGGATGCCTATCAAGCATTTGCCGCTACCCTACACTGTGCATCCGGCTATCCACTGGGCGAAATCGTTGCTCAGGCACTCCCCATGATATTATGGACGTTAGCTCAGAGCGATTTTGCGGCAGCCGAAGGGGATTCCTACGCGGGCATGTTAGAGAGACTCTACCCTGATCTGGAAGATGAACCGGTACGCCTACGCGGGCTGAACGCGCTTGGCATGTGGGCAGCCTACCGCAGGCACTATGGGGATGCAGAACAGTATTATACGGCATTACAGGTGTTGGCAGAGGGGGTGGCAAGCCCCGAAGGTGAACGCTATGGACTGATCGCCTTGAATAACCTGGGTGATCTTTTTGCCCGTTGTCATGATCTTGCCCGTGCTGAAAACTATTTCGAGCAAGCCAGTGCCTATGTTGAGCGTTATCCGGCATTGCTCCCCGCCGCCGTGCCTCTCTGGGTGAATCGCGGTATAGCCCAAAGCAGCCAAGGGCATTATGCAGCGGCTCTTATTTATTTTGACCGTGCGGCATCCTACTGTGTGATGGAGAAAACCCCCTCTCTCGCCTTCGTGATCACCGTCAATCGCGGTGATGCGCTCCTTCATCAGAGGGATATGCGTGGCGCTGCGGCAGCCTTTGAGCAAGCACAAGACTTTAGTGAGGCAGGCGCAAGTCCTGAGATAGATGTATTGGTCACAGGGGTGATCACCGCATTCAAAAACGGCGAAGGCGATCACCTGCTGATTGATCAAGGTTACAACAAGGTGATCGCTTACACCCGCCGTTAGTAGGTAACCATGATTCTTAGAGCCTATTTCGGAGTTGGTGTGTGAGTGCTGTTATCACCACAGGGGTGGTGAGGGGCAGCGCCCCTCAGAGGAATAATCCCCCCTCGCCTCCTGTGTGGGCGAGGGGGTGTGCCTACCGTTCACATGGTTCAGACGGATAGATACTTAGGATGTGTTGCTGAAACATGGTATACTTTCTAGAACGAATTTTCTATTGGCGAGAGCGAATCGATGCCTACCTTAGCACACAATGGCGGAGAGATTTATTATGAGGTTGCCGGTGAAGGGTCGCCGCTTGTTCTCATTCATGCTGGCGTTGCCGATCAGACGATGTGGGATTACCAGTGGACAGCGTTCACAGCGCGTCACAGAACGATTCGCTATGACACACGGGGATGGGGAAAAACGACCAGCACGGATGTTACCTTCTCCAATCGGGATGATTTGCGGGCGCTGCTCGATCATCTAGGGGTAGCGAAGGCAGCCGTGATGGGCGTCTCTCGTGGGGGGCAAATTGCCACCGATTTCACCCTTGAATTCCCCGAACGGGTTTCAGCGCTCATCCCTGTGGCGGCAGGTTTAGGCGGATTTGAAGCCCCCGTAACGCCTGCCGAAGAAGCTCTTTTTGCCGCCGCTGAAGCTGCTGGAGAAAGAAAGGCATGGGACGAACTGACCGATCTGGAAGTCCAAATTTGGGTGCAAGGACCTTACCGCCGCCCAAATGAGGTCGATTCGGCTGTATTAGACCATGCCCGACGGATGATTCGAGGGAGTTACGCCCTTCACGAGAGTGAGACGCTCACGCCAATCACCCTAACTCCTCCGGCTGTTGGGCGGCTTGCGGAGATTGCTTGCCCAACCCTTGTCATTTGGGGCGATAAAGATGTCAGCGAGGTCGCAGCAAACTGTGAAGCACTCGTGGCGGGGATCGCCGGAGCGCGGAAGGTGATACTCCCCAATGCAGCGCACTTGCCGAATATGGAATACCCGGAGAAATTTGCTGAAATGGTGCTGAGTTTCTTGGGGAGTATTTAAGCGGTAATTGGGGAAGGGCGCGTAGGTCGATAGACGTATGCGTCCTTGATGTCACTATGCAGCAGGCGATCCAGTTGGATCGCCCGTTCTGATTGTCCCTAAGCGCAGGTTAGGGGATAACGCTCGCCAACTTTGCGCAGGCGGGGCAAGACCGATCCCGACGGATGATCGCGTAGCCCGCCATGGGGTCGCCACCATCGAAGACGGGGAAGTCCACGTTCCAGACGATCATCAAGCGGACGCGGTTTGCCGCAGACAGCACGGCTGCCTCAGCTAACCAATCGCGCTGGTTAGCAATCGTCACGTTTTGCGCCCAAGCAAAACCACCGGGCAGCGCCCCGTAGCCTTCCGGCGTCAGGTAGCCAAGCTCCGTAAAGCAGGCACGTTCGCCCGGGAAGGACGCCAAGCCACGCGCCAACATCGTCCCGAAGTAACGGGTTGGGTAGTTATCACGGGGGTCGCCGCTGGATTGACCAGGGCTGACGATGCCTTCGTTATAGTGCAAGCCGATGCAATCCGCATACTGACCAGCACCCGCCGCCGCCATTTCCGCCATGTACACATCGTCGTTCCAGAAGGCAGCAGATTTGCCACCCGCCGCGCCGCCGGTGGGGGCGGGCGCACCGCTGATCACGATGGTATTCGGGTTAGCGGCTTTGATGGCGGCATATGCCTTCGCCAAAAGTTGCGTGTAGACTTGCGGGCTAATCTGCCCATTGGGCCACTCGCGGTCAAGGTTCTGCTCGTTCCACACCTCAATCGCATCAGCGCCGGCTGCGGCAAGGCTGCCCACCCACGCGGCATATTCCGTGTGGTAGTTCGGGTCCATAGCGCGACTCTTATCGCCTACCACGCCAAGCATAATCTTGAACCCATTCGCCTTGGCTTGGCTGATGTAGGACGGACCCTCACCGCCGCGAACCTGCTTCTTCACCCAACGCATCTTGGCTTCCTTCATGCGTTGGACGGTGTTCGCGTTCAATTCCTGAGCGTGACCGCCCAATTCAAAATCGCCAGAGACAACCGACCCCGTGCCACCCGAAATCGGGCTGCCCGATGCGCCAGTTCCGGCGATGCCGCAATCGTAGACCTTCGAGAGGTCAATCTTCACGCGGATGTCGTAGATATTGCTATCACCGAGGGGCTGAATGGTGATTTTATAGCCCGGCGTATCCCCCTTGATGGAGGTTTCGCCGGAAACCTGACAGCCCAACGTCGTGTCGGGGAACATGAGCAAGTCCCATGTCCAGTTGGTGACATACTTCAGGTTTTTGTTGATCTTCTTTGTCAGGTAGGCGCGGGCGGCATTAAATGCCTGCCACTCTGGAGGGGCTGCCGTTGCCCCAGCGGGCGGCGCGGCGACGGGCGGCTCAACGGGTTGAGCGCCACCCCCTACCGGGGTTGCCGTGATGATAACAATAGCAGGGGTCGAATTTCCCTGTGCGCCAACATGCCCTACCGACGGCGCGATCATGAGCATGACCACCGCGCAGAACATTCCAACAACTGCGAAAATACGTGCCAGTTTCAACGTTTCCTCCAATACAACCTACACTTCAAGAGCAAAGTGGAGGGGTTTTCGGCGGTAAAGGATACCCTAGAAACGCCTCCTGTGTCGAGTGTGAATTCATCAGATGCTCACACGGTGGGCAAACGTCAGGATTGCGTAGGTTACGGCGTTAGGCGGTTAATGTCACGCGGGAACAGCACCGCGCTGCGGACATTTTCCAAGCCCAAAAGCTGTGTTACAAAGCGCTCTGAGCCAATGGCAAAGCCGCCATGTGGGGGCATTCCAAATTTGAACGCCTCAAAGTAATGCTGAAAAGCGTCCAGCGCATATTTGAAGCGCCCCGCCGCCTCAAGATAATCCTCATGCTTATGGAGGCGCTGCCCACCCGTGACCAGTTCCACCCCTCGAAAAAGGAGGTCAAAGCTGTTTGAGTAACGCGGATCGGCGGGGTTGGGGTGTGTATAGAAAGGGCGTTTCACCATCGGGTAACCGGTGACGAAAAGAAAATCGCTGCCATAGGTTTCCTTTGCCCATTTGCCTAAGATGCGCTCATGTTCGGGAGCAAGGTCAGGCTCACCGAGGGCATCTTTCACCCCAAATTGATCATGAAGCATCTGCTGTGCGTCGGGAAAGTAAATATGCGGGACGTTTTCAGGCAGCATTGGCATGTCCACCTCAAGGAGGGAGAGTTCCGCCGCGCAATGGGTTTGGAGGTAGATCAGAATCCCCCGCACTGTTTCAGCAAGCATTGCCATCACATCAAAATGATCGCGGATGAATCCGAACTCCACATCGAGGCTGACATACTCGTTCAGGTGGCGGCTGGTGGCGTGCGGTTCGGCGCGGAACACCGGTCCAACCTCATAAACGCGCTCAAAAACACCGACCATAATTTGCTTATAGAACTGCGGGCTTTGGGCAAGGTATGCCGTCCGTCCGAAATACTCCACCGGAAACACGTTTGCCCCGCTCTCTGTTGCCGAGGCAACGAGTTTCGGGGTTTGAATCTCCGTAAAGCCTTTCCCTTGCAGAGTCTCGCGGAACCCGCGCATAACACCCGCAAGCAGGCGTACCACCGCCCGCCGCTCCAATGCCCGGTGTCCAAACACAGCATGATCAAGGAAAACAGGTAGCGATGCCCGGACACGATCTTTGTACAAGGCAAAGGGGGCAGCCTCCCGCACCGGAGTGATCACCTCTAAGACGGGATCAAAGAGTTCATAGCCGCCCGGCGCTTGCGCATTCTCTACCACACGTCCCGTCACAGCAAGGATCGTCTCCACATGAAGACCATCTAAGGGAGTGAGCGCCTCTGCCGAGGCGACGGCTTGGGCAACGCCCGTCCGGTCTCGGATGATCACGAAATTGACGCCACCCAACGCCCGCAGCCGGTGCAGCCAGCCGACGATGCGCACGGTTTCCCCAACGTGCTGCCCAATTTCCGCTGTATAGGTTCGTTCCAACGTCATGCGCGACAAGCCCCCATATATCTGTTTTGTCAGCCATATTTGTGAATGAAAGCGCAATGTAGCACACACAGAAGGGCGGCGTCAATTGGCAATGAGGGGATCGGAAGGGATCGCCACGCCAGTAGCCCACCGACGATCTTCTCAGCGCCATGTAACACGTTCAACGGGGTAAGTCGTAGTACGAATAGCCGTTCATCGATTGCCATGGGGATAGGCTGCCAACGGCACCGTAACCTTCGTTAATCTTTCAACCCGATCACCTTGATCTCATCGCTTGAACCGGGAGGATTATAACGTCCGATGAGCGCCCAAAAGATAAAATTCAAGACCAACGCCCAGACCACTGCCGTATTCACCGTCGCATAGGCGATCATCTCCTGCCGCGCCCGAAAATTGAGTCCCAAACACATGATCGGAAAGGGGAGCGTACATTCGTTTGTGATGCGGTAGATGCCATAGCCAGAGACAATCGGCGCGGCGAACAGAATCAGGATGATGAACGTGGCAAACCGGCGGTTTTTCTCCGCCCGTTGGATGAGAAAGACCAACAAGGTAAACAAGGCGGTCAGCAGCAGCACACCGCTGGAATGAATCACGCTTAGTACGCTCCATCTGTGCAAACAATCACAAAGATACTGTAGATTATAATGCGAGACGCCCGCACTTGCTCTGAAATCGTGTACAATGAAAGCGCCACAGAGAAACACGCCACAAAGAAACAAGGGAGCAGCACCGTCCATGCCTGAAGGTCTCGCTAAAATTTCATGGGACGACCCGCAGACCCAAGAGAAGCGTGAATTCGTCCTCGTTGAGGGCGCCACCGCCAGCATCGGACGCGCCCCAGAAAATGACATCAGTATTCCCGAACGGCATGTCAGCCGCCAACACGCTGTTGTCGCCTTTCGGGATGGCGTGTTCACCATCACCGATTTAGGCAGCGCCAACGGGACATTTGTCAACGACCAACGCCTTAGTGCGCCATTCCCCCTTGCGCATGGCGACCAAATTCGGCTCTACGTCCCCCAAATGTCATTTAGCGCGATTGTCACTGAGGAGGAGCAAGAATTCGCCCGCAAGACGGGGACGATCATTGTTCCGGCTATCGGCACAGGGCGACCCAAACTGATCGCCACGAATGGTCCCCACGAAGGCTCAGAGTTCACGCTTGCCGAAGACATTATCACCATTGGGCGCTCAACAGTGGACGCAGCATGGGATATTTCGCTCTCAGACCGTGCCGTGAGCCGCCCGCACTGCCGCCTGACGAAAAAAGGGGAGATGTGGGTTCTGATGGATTTGGGAAGCGCCAACGGGACGGTGCTGAACGGGAATACTGTTGGGGCGCAGCCCATCCCCCTGAAGGATGGCGATGTGGTGAAGGTGGGGGAATCGACATTGATGTTCCGCTTGGCAAAATAACAAAGAGCATCCCCTTTCTAAAAACCCTCAACGCTTTTAGGTTGAGGGTTATCTCATGCTTGGTTAAGCTGCCATCATTCCGCTCTCATGCCCACTTGGACAACATAACTCAACCCCAACAACGCCACCTCTGGCGAAAATTTAGCCCGATCAGCCAAGTTCATCGTCAGCAAAGGGCAGCACAGCAGAGCGGCGCTCAGCAGGTCGTCATAGTAGGCGCGGGGCGTCTTGTCAATCTGGGTGAGATGGTCAACCAGCGGGAGGTAGACTCGCTCGATCTTGCTTTGCTTGAACATCCCCCGAATCAACGAGGGGCGGTAGTCATGTTCGATGGTGAGCGTCTGCCCATCGTCGTGGAGGGTTATCGTGAGGGCTGCCCCCACCTCTGCCGGATGGTACATCCAGGTTGCCGCCGTGTTGTGAAAAAGCGGCTTTGCTAAATCCAACAGGGGCGAATGGCGTCCGCCAAAGGCTGGATCGAAGTAGAGCAGCCCCTCAGCGGTGAAAAACACATTTCCATTGTGGGCATCGCCATGTCCCACCACCGACCAGCCATGCTTGGCGGGAGTTAGCAGGCGTCGGGCGTCGCCCAGCGCCTCGCCAAGTGTCCTCTCAAATGCCGTCCCGTTGATCACCCACCGCCGCTCTAGAATGTCCTCCCATAGAAGGGTTTCCCCGTTGGGAAGGGTGAAGGGTTTCCCCGCGTAAAATTCCTGATAACGGCTTCCGGCAAGGCGGTGATGGAACAACTGATGAATGGGCGCGTTTGCCGCGTCGCTATCAACCTGCCATTGGAGCGTGTTCAGGTAAATCTGAAGAAGGGTATCATCGGCGGCGTGCTGCGCGGCGGCAAGGGCGTGCAGATCGTCCCGCTCACCGCGCTCCAAAGCACGTGCTACATCAAAGACAGAGGGCGACTCGATCACGTCGTAGATCAGAACTTGCCGTCCATAGTCGGTGGAGGCACGGATCGGTTTGAGGATGGGATAACCCGCCTCGGCAAGCAGATCGCTGTTGTAATATTCGCTGACGACGCTCCCTGGCTCCACATGGGATTTGAAGAACAGCCGCCGCCCATCGCTGAGCGTCAGAAAGCCATTGAAGGAATTCAGCGAGACGGCAAGCGGGCGTAGCTCCACGTGAAACGCCATGAGATCGGGAAAGGTCTCCCGCACAAAGGCGAGCAGAAGCGCCTCGGCAGCGGGTTTATCGGTGAATTGGAGCGCTTGTATCTGGCGAAGGCGCGAATCGGACATGAGTACCTGTGCTGAACGTTTAAGTATCGGTGGCGCATAATCGTTGTAACAGAGATTGTAGCCTATCGCTCTCCCCCCACCCAAACGGGTAGGGTGTCCCTCTGCGAACGGGGGATACCTACCACCCGCCGCTTAGCGTATCCTTTGCCTAATGTACAAACGAAACAAGGGATACCCCCCATGTCTGATATGGTGAAATCACTCTCTGATGCCCTCGCCGCCAGCGTTGCCACCACCGGGCAAAGCATCCTTCGTATGGAAACCCGCCGCCGGATGCCTGCTACGGGCGTCGCCTACCGCGCCGATGGCGTGATCGTGACCTCTAACCACGTCGTAGACCGCGACGATAACCTTCGTGTTGGCTTGCCCAATGGCGATACCGTTGAAGCGAAGCTCATCGGGCGTGACCCCTCTACTGACCTCGCCCTGCTGAAAGTGGAGGGCGTGACGCTCACCCCACCGGCATGGGCAGATGTCAAGGACATTAAAGTAGGACACCTCGTCCTTGCCCTCGGACGCCCCGGACGGGAAGTAACGGCAACACTGGGCGTCGTCAGCGCCTTTGAATCCGCAGAGAAGATGCGCATCGGGGCGCAGTTGGATTACTACCTGCAAACGGATGTGACCATGTATCCGGGCTTTTCCGGCGGGGCGCTGCTCAGCGCCAGCGGACATGTCTACGGGATCAACACCTCCGCCCTTATGGATGGCGTGAGTCTGACGATCACGACGGCGACCATCGTCCGCGTTGCCGAACACCTTCTAAAGCACGGCAAGATGAGTCGCGGCTTCCTCGGTGTGGGGACACAACCCGTCAAGCTCCCCGCGCTGGTGGCAGAGGCGCTCAAGCAAGAGACGGGCTTGATGGTGATGACCGTCGAGAGCGACAGTCCCGCTGAAAAGGGCGGCTTGTTCCTCGGTGATACGCTCGTCTCGCTGGAAGGAAAGGCGCTCCACACCCCGGAAACGCTGCGGGGGATGCTCAGCAGCGAGATGGTCGGGCGGGCAATAACGCTCCGCGTCTTGCGCGGTGGGCAGCTTCAGGATGTCAGTGTGACGATTGGAGAGCGCAAATAATGGATGGTTTTGAGATTGGGCGGGCGCTCAACGAGAGCCTCGCCGCCATTTCGGGAGCAGCCCGCCGCAGCTTGGTGCAGATCAGCAGCGGGCAGGGAATGCGTCAGGGGGCGGGGGCGGGGATGATCTGGCACAAAGATGGGGTGATCGTCACCAATGCCCACGTCGTTGGGCGCGGGAATGTGCAAGTGACCCTTCCCGATGGGGAAACCGTCAGCGCTCGGCTGATCGCCGCTGACCCAGAGCGCGATCTTGCCGCCTTGCACATTGATGCCCACGATCTGGCGACAGCCCGTGCCGCCACCGCGCCTGCCCTGCCCGGACAATGGGTGACGGCAGTGGGACACCCCTGGGGGGTGTTGGGCGCGTCTACCAGCGGGATTGTGATCGGCACGGGGCGCGAATTCCCCGACATGATGCCGATGGCGAAGGATTGGGTGATCGCCAGTTTGCGGATGCGCCCGGGTCATTCGGGCGGGGCGCTTGTCGATGCCGAAGGGCATGTCGTGGGGATCAATACCATGATCACCGGACCGACCATCGGCTTGGCAATTCCGGTCAGCGCTGTGCAGACCTTCCTTGATCAGGTGATTGGCGGGATCGCCCTGCCACCCCACACTGAGGCGGATGGTGATCTGAACGTAGACGAGCAATTTTTGGACATTCTCTAACGTCCACTCACGCACCGATCCGCAGCCCTCAGGGGTGAGGGTTGGTGCGTCTCCCCTTTCAAGACGCAATCCGGTGCTATAATCCCCTCTCGGTCAGACCTTCCGACGGGATGGGGCATGGACGACGAACACGACGAACAGGCGCTCATTGCAGCGGCGCGGCGGGGGACGGTGGAGGCATTCAACGCCTTGATCGAACGCCATCAGCGCCGCGCCTATAATCTTGCCTATCGTCTGATTGGTGATCCCGACGCGGCAGCGGATGCCACCCAAGAGGCGGTCATTGCCGCCTATAACAATTTAGGCAGTTATCGGGGCGGTAGTTTTCGCGGCTGGCTGATGCGCATTGTGACGAATACCAGCTATGATGAACTCCGCCGCCGCAAGCGCCGTCCTACCCTTTCCACCGACCAAATTGACCCCGACGACCCCGAACGGGCATCGGACATCACCTTCCTTGCCGACCCTGACGATGAACCCGAGGAAGTAGCGCTCCGCCACGCTTTAAACGATGTGATTCAAGCCTGTTTGGATGGGCTT
This genomic interval from Anaerolineales bacterium contains the following:
- a CDS encoding trypsin-like peptidase domain-containing protein yields the protein MDGFEIGRALNESLAAISGAARRSLVQISSGQGMRQGAGAGMIWHKDGVIVTNAHVVGRGNVQVTLPDGETVSARLIAADPERDLAALHIDAHDLATARAATAPALPGQWVTAVGHPWGVLGASTSGIVIGTGREFPDMMPMAKDWVIASLRMRPGHSGGALVDAEGHVVGINTMITGPTIGLAIPVSAVQTFLDQVIGGIALPPHTEADGDLNVDEQFLDIL
- the aspS gene encoding aspartate--tRNA(Asn) ligase, translated to MTLERTYTAEIGQHVGETVRIVGWLHRLRALGGVNFVIIRDRTGVAQAVASAEALTPLDGLHVETILAVTGRVVENAQAPGGYELFDPVLEVITPVREAAPFALYKDRVRASLPVFLDHAVFGHRALERRAVVRLLAGVMRGFRETLQGKGFTEIQTPKLVASATESGANVFPVEYFGRTAYLAQSPQFYKQIMVGVFERVYEVGPVFRAEPHATSRHLNEYVSLDVEFGFIRDHFDVMAMLAETVRGILIYLQTHCAAELSLLEVDMPMLPENVPHIYFPDAQQMLHDQFGVKDALGEPDLAPEHERILGKWAKETYGSDFLFVTGYPMVKRPFYTHPNPADPRYSNSFDLLFRGVELVTGGQRLHKHEDYLEAAGRFKYALDAFQHYFEAFKFGMPPHGGFAIGSERFVTQLLGLENVRSAVLFPRDINRLTP
- a CDS encoding phosphotransferase encodes the protein MSDSRLRQIQALQFTDKPAAEALLLAFVRETFPDLMAFHVELRPLAVSLNSFNGFLTLSDGRRLFFKSHVEPGSVVSEYYNSDLLAEAGYPILKPIRASTDYGRQVLIYDVIESPSVFDVARALERGERDDLHALAAAQHAADDTLLQIYLNTLQWQVDSDAANAPIHQLFHHRLAGSRYQEFYAGKPFTLPNGETLLWEDILERRWVINGTAFERTLGEALGDARRLLTPAKHGWSVVGHGDAHNGNVFFTAEGLLYFDPAFGGRHSPLLDLAKPLFHNTAATWMYHPAEVGAALTITLHDDGQTLTIEHDYRPSLIRGMFKQSKIERVYLPLVDHLTQIDKTPRAYYDDLLSAALLCCPLLTMNLADRAKFSPEVALLGLSYVVQVGMRAE
- a CDS encoding helix-turn-helix transcriptional regulator produces the protein MAHRGDTIASAFASQLKAYIANAGVNASELARQAGLPRRTVANWLNGEARRPRYWEDVLKIARSLALTTAQTDDLLHCAGFPSLVHLRRHSPHHPLLKERTVQALEGELGGWVIAILGESEGRLLGDLPPTKAVYILEHTLYLAEVLGRTEFNTRLRLELGMCLYALGRYRDAYQAFAATLHCASGYPLGEIVAQALPMILWTLAQSDFAAAEGDSYAGMLERLYPDLEDEPVRLRGLNALGMWAAYRRHYGDAEQYYTALQVLAEGVASPEGERYGLIALNNLGDLFARCHDLARAENYFEQASAYVERYPALLPAAVPLWVNRGIAQSSQGHYAAALIYFDRAASYCVMEKTPSLAFVITVNRGDALLHQRDMRGAAAAFEQAQDFSEAGASPEIDVLVTGVITAFKNGEGDHLLIDQGYNKVIAYTRR
- a CDS encoding trypsin-like peptidase domain-containing protein, translated to MSDMVKSLSDALAASVATTGQSILRMETRRRMPATGVAYRADGVIVTSNHVVDRDDNLRVGLPNGDTVEAKLIGRDPSTDLALLKVEGVTLTPPAWADVKDIKVGHLVLALGRPGREVTATLGVVSAFESAEKMRIGAQLDYYLQTDVTMYPGFSGGALLSASGHVYGINTSALMDGVSLTITTATIVRVAEHLLKHGKMSRGFLGVGTQPVKLPALVAEALKQETGLMVMTVESDSPAEKGGLFLGDTLVSLEGKALHTPETLRGMLSSEMVGRAITLRVLRGGQLQDVSVTIGERK
- a CDS encoding FHA domain-containing protein produces the protein MPEGLAKISWDDPQTQEKREFVLVEGATASIGRAPENDISIPERHVSRQHAVVAFRDGVFTITDLGSANGTFVNDQRLSAPFPLAHGDQIRLYVPQMSFSAIVTEEEQEFARKTGTIIVPAIGTGRPKLIATNGPHEGSEFTLAEDIITIGRSTVDAAWDISLSDRAVSRPHCRLTKKGEMWVLMDLGSANGTVLNGNTVGAQPIPLKDGDVVKVGESTLMFRLAK
- a CDS encoding sigma-70 family RNA polymerase sigma factor — encoded protein: MDDEHDEQALIAAARRGTVEAFNALIERHQRRAYNLAYRLIGDPDAAADATQEAVIAAYNNLGSYRGGSFRGWLMRIVTNTSYDELRRRKRRPTLSTDQIDPDDPERASDITFLADPDDEPEEVALRHALNDVIQACLDGLSVEFRMVAVLADVQGYDYSEIAAIVNTSLGTVKSRLSRARERLRTCLQGAGELLPARFRLRDQNTTD
- a CDS encoding alpha/beta fold hydrolase yields the protein MPTLAHNGGEIYYEVAGEGSPLVLIHAGVADQTMWDYQWTAFTARHRTIRYDTRGWGKTTSTDVTFSNRDDLRALLDHLGVAKAAVMGVSRGGQIATDFTLEFPERVSALIPVAAGLGGFEAPVTPAEEALFAAAEAAGERKAWDELTDLEVQIWVQGPYRRPNEVDSAVLDHARRMIRGSYALHESETLTPITLTPPAVGRLAEIACPTLVIWGDKDVSEVAANCEALVAGIAGARKVILPNAAHLPNMEYPEKFAEMVLSFLGSI